DNA sequence from the Armigeres subalbatus isolate Guangzhou_Male chromosome 1, GZ_Asu_2, whole genome shotgun sequence genome:
ccaagtaagtatcgaattGAAGTAGTTGAATCAATTGAGTACTCAATTCAAAATCCATTAAAtataataaagataaagataaatataaaaattgtttattttatttaaaatttattagtatttaaatcgaataaatactttcaagtatttatttttttccgctcaACACTTATTTCTGCTAACTGCTATAAACTATtagtgaaaaattcaaaagtgaaataagttttattttaatGATTTCGTTTGATCAACTTTAAATTGAGAAACAattgcgttttcaagggcaaacCACTCAGTACggcagcaacgcacaactgctattttattatttcagtttTTTTCATTACAGCTAAATGTGGCTAAATTATGGATAACTGCTTGTTAAtgcaaaaataatttcattgcaaattgatgagtactcatatgatgcgagtaggtatcgatacttttaattcgatatttagtggtatcgatacttttaattcGATATTTAGTGGTATCAATACTTTTATTCGATATTACTTTaaagtaaaagtatcgataccttagtggtatcgtttcatccctaGATGTGAATCACTGCGCAATTCATTTCGGAGCAGAAGGTTCCCTATATGGAGACTTAATTGCTATAATGACTGGGCGGGAATGAGCGAATTAAAAAAAGGAGAAATTTTGAACTGCAATATGGCAGAAACGTTTAGCACAGGTGAATATAGCTAAAATAGAtggggagcgggaccatttgggcagcaccccctattcccgtaaGCAACATtgataactcgaccgcgttccaaccaaatggcttgattttttgtacattactagatatcgacagaaacaaaccatgtacaaaaaatcaagccatttggttggaacgcggtcgagttattgaAGTTGCTAACGGGAATAGGGGatactgcccaaatggttctgtACCCTATGATGCGTTGCAGCAAGCGtagaataaaaagatgacaTCTGTTCGTTGTTTCAGTATTGAAAGTGGTACCCCTGGAAACGCGAGCTGGAACAATATTGAATTCCTGAAGTCTGAAGTAGTAGGCGCAAATGTGGAGCAGAATTTGATGCAATAGAAGGTTCATTATTAAAATCTATTCATTGATCTCGACTAATAGACACCCACATTGCATGGTTTCATTGTTGAGATCACCACGAAACTGCTACAAACTTGAATTATTGTCGGCCATCTTGGATTCCAAAATGGCgtcgatttttcataaaaattcaaATACTTATAAAACATACATTGCTTGCCTGAATTGCAGTCATCATAATGCTTCTCTGATAGTAACGTTCAGtagtgtaacattgatataaataattatgttgtcCAACCTCCAGAATACCAGCGAATGAGTTTTGTTTACAACAAAGTTCTAAGGATGTAGAAAATTTATCATTCGATCACAAAGCGAAAGGGTCGAATGGTCGCACGTGTGAAGATATCGTCAAAACAAGGATTCCATTTCCATTCATAGTATGAGAGGACCTTTGTTGCGCTCACCCAGTCTAACGAATATTTGGATATCTAACCTTCAACTCCACGCATAAAAACAAACAATGGAAACGCATATTTCGGTCACATTCCCCTACAGAAATAACCATTCGGTGACTGGTCGGCGTAAAGTGCGTTATCGACGGACCTGCTTCACGCCCATAAACTAATATTTTCCACGAGTGTGTCCCTTCGGACGAGAATAGATGAAGAAAAATGCAAATCCATTCCGGGTCGGAAAATTTTCCGCACACGAAACCATGTGGGCTACCACTGCACGTCGGAATTGGAAATGTGTGCCGAATCGAAGCAAAAATCTTCTTTTCCCCGAATCCAAACAATCGCAATGTTTTCTTCCGTGAACCGGCGGCCGTGGACGCAAAAGTTCGACAGGAAAGGACACAGCAGCGGAAGAAGGGTAAAGTTAACAAACGGCAGAATCCAATTCCCCTGAAATGATGTTTGTTCAGTTCGGTTCGGTTCACCGAAGGGGACGAAATGgcgaaaagaaaattattctcaTCTCATTTGCCGTGGACGGAGATTCCTTCGCAGAACGGCAGCTGCCATCATCGGCCACCCATTGGTAGGGCTCATGCACAAATGGTGACGTGCAAAAACGAATGACGGTTTGTTTCGTTTTTTTCTTCGATAGGAAGACCAAACATTTTGTATGGgtttagatgtttttttttcgaatacttCTGACTGAAAGTGAAGCGTGGTTTATGAATGAACCTTCAATGTGTTATCATCTTTCCGATAGGCGGCACATTACTGCTAGATGACAGAACCAGCATCTTTCATAATTTCTTTTTAGGTAAATGTAGctcgaacttttgcattgaaGTGGAAATCCTGTGCACGGAGTTTAGGAGTTGATCAGGATGTGATTGTCTGCTCAGATTTCTGACTTTGTTAGTCGCTAAACTCTATAAGTTGGTTTAGGTTTATgttggcactaggtagtttgcctttaatcgcATGTAaataatttacccaaagctgagtttaatttatccaaagtgGACCTTGATCAACACAAAATTCTTCTACCTTATAAggaggaggtcgtgggttccattccaggctcgtcctcatcatactttgtatttctatcttagttctttctgtgtttcacgttctaccaaaacgattcctactgttataatctTTCGTACTATTTTACAAATATGTGATATGTAAATAATTTTGTCACACCTTGTTTGAAATTCCATTGATGTAAGACTCCTCGCTAtctgttaaaattttactcagttaGTACTAACGGTGAGCCAACAAAATCAAATCTTTAATCCCCACTCTCGGAAGTTGGTTTTTATCATTTACATTCTTTGTGCTATTAACTATATTTTCTTATATTACTTCTTCATACACACATTCAACAAAAAAACATAGACAACGGACCTCCAATCTTGCATCACTGAGAAACTATTCCAATTTGTTCGAATCGCCGCTGAAAACGACATAGCAaatttaaatatataaatattcagCCCTTTAAGCACTTCTGAAATTCGTCGGATGTCGTTGGATGTCCTTTCTCTGTACCAAAAACCAAAGAAAGAAAGCGGACCGAACAATATTTCACTCTGATTGCAATTTATCTGCGACGGAAGCGCCCAGTAAAAGGTCGGTCTTGCGTTCGTTTGCTTCCTTGAAGTGCGGACAGCTCGCTAGGATCCACATGTAATTACCGCCCCCATTGAGTGGTGCCGCAATTTTTTGTCCCCATGAAAGTTTTCTTTTCCCATCGAAGGGAACGCTTATCGGATTCGGCCCTCCATAATCGTAAATCTTCATCGTCGCCGTCTAACAATTGACATTTGAGTTAGACTCGTTTTTAGGGGAAGAAACCAGTCGGGTTTGGAAATTGAGGATTCTTGAGTAAAAAAGTGGGACAAAAATCGATCGACTCATATTTGGCGCAAATGTCCTATTTTTATATTCGACATGTACACGTCAAAATGCCCACTTTCATAAAAAGAAGCAATCGCCCCGATTGAATTTTAGTGAGGCCGCGTGACTGCTGCTAGCACGAGTTGCATGGTTTCTGGCTCAAAACGAGCGAAACATACAATTGGCGCAAGAAAAGATGGTTGAGAGAAATTGCGAAAAATAAATAACCCCACtcgtttttttttggtttcattCAGTATGGATTGCTAATCAATTCAAAATACCTATATTTTTATCGAGCAATTTCACTTGGATGGTTTGTTGAATTGAATTGTGATTTAGAAAGgattttttaagctaaaatgaCTTCATTGTTGATTACGGTAGATATCAGATGGTACGCCCAACTGGTTGCCTATTGAAGCGTAAACAATCAATGTTGGAAGATACATTTATTTTCTGTAAATGCATATCTAATGcagaaaatttgtttcaacatttCTGATTGGCATTGCATATTTGCTAAACCAATCACTATTTTTTCTGCGGATTGGGGACCTTGAAAACACTTTTTTTAATCGTCCTACAGTCACCCACCCCATCGAAACACCATCAATGAATCGCTCCATCCAGCATTGGTTTGGTGGCGATGCGATGATACGTGCCAGGTAGGAAAAAAACTCCAGCCGCACTTTCTCGCTACAACGATTGAGAAATAACAGGACCTGGCAGGTTGCCCGCACTTCAACTTGTACCACTTCCCACCGCCGCCATGCCAGCATGATTGAGACTTGGCTTGGTGGGCCAATCACCACGACGACGGCGGCATCGAACGGGTCGCTATCACGCAGTTTTAAACGACGTCAATCGGCAATGATACCGAAGTGGtagtcgaaataaaaaaaaaatcgtttgtttgttgcgggatttttttttccgcacCGCTATGCAGTGTATGTATTTACATTACCGTCTGGCAAAATGGTGATGATGAGGCTGCTTATCCCACGATGCCGAATATCGATGACGCTACGTGCCCATCAACAAGCAACAACCGCTGCGCTGCCGGTtggggttggttggttggttgctcaATTTTTGCAACCCGACGACTCGAGTGGCGAACGAAAGCGAATTGGAAGCCCGTTCTTTTATCCAGCCGGAGACCCCGTCGCGTCGTCGTCGATGGACGGGGGAAATAAACTGGTTCGAGGATTGCGCAACATGGGGGGAGTGGATTTGGTCGTATGATTCTCAACCACAGTCGATTACGAGCGTTCGTGCAAAAAGTGAATTTCAATTCTGTCTATGTTACTGTTGAGCCGTGTAAAGGCATGCCATATATGCAAGATGGTAATGCTAAAGTGATGAACTCTTTTGGGAGACCACTGATTCTAATTTCTGCGACCCtgaagtatttttatttttcagagaTAAAACTAGTTCACCTAGGTCGTCTTTTCGCGAGTTTGCGTACTTTTATTATCGCGAAGGATAAACAACGATAAAATAGAGAGTTTGTGATGATCAAATGCTatctgatctgattttttttcgataataTGCAATAAGTATCAAGGAAACTCAATCGTGTGCGATGGGTGGGAAAAATTCAATTAAACTGTGTTATGGTGAAGACTGCAACCCAATAAGAAACACACCacagaaataaatcaaaaatataatttaaaaatgagCAACACGTTTCACTTCACAGCTTCATAACGAAATTTGTACCCTACACTCCATTCTCAAGCTCCACACGATATTCCCACACGACACACAATAGCCaatagtcaatagataaacctAACATTATTCATCTCTGCATTACACATCTTGATGACCAGTCAGTTTGTTACCGTCCATCTGCACTGAATACACGCGATCGTTTGAACAGTACGCAGTGAAGTGTTCTATCTCTCCCCGACCGAAATCCCTCAGTGAAGTGTTTCAGCTAGTGACCAGTGACCTAATTCCGGATTAGTCCGTTCAGCCGTTGTAGGAGAGGATTCCGAGGCGCGGACATCtttttggtccttcgaaccggataaTCGTTCCGTTTGAAGAGGAACCAAGCGCGCTTTGATAGTGCAATTGTCGTCGCATGTGCGATACCACCATAGTTAAGTGGAACAGTACGATTGATTGCCCATTGTGGGGCAATTAATTCTTCAATAAGTGATCAGTGCTGGGaacttggtgtgatttggtcGGTGAAGATTTGGAATTTCGTCGCATTCCGGGTCGCGTGTGATCATTGTCAGATTGCCGTGTGTGTGATGAACTTGGTGAACTGTATGGACTCTAAACTGGACAATTGAACCAGAAAGAAAGCGCAGTACACAGTGGTCCGTAAAGGATATTTTTGTGATGGAAAAGCGCTAGTGCGTGCAATCGTTTACGGGTAAAGCGATAAAACCCGCACTATTAGTGCATCCGTTTTCTGGTTTGTCGTTAAAACTAGAAACAACCGTTTCCAGGTTTGTTCGTTAGAACCTGTGCCAGCTCGTTTCTAGGTTTGGGCGTCAGAACCTAGCCATCACGTTTCCAGGTTTGACCGTGAGAACCAGTGCCATCGCGTTTCCAGGTTTGGGCGTTAGAACCTGTGCCATCGTAAGCAGGGTGTGTCGGTATTGGGTCGGTGCGACTACGTTGATTAATCCATAGTAGAGTAGGcaacatttttggaatttgGCTTAGTGAAGTGGATCGGCATCTTGTTTTCGGAATTGATTTGGGTTGTGGTGGTTTTGATAGTTCGTGGCGTTCTGAGCAAGCAAAATGGCGCTTCGAGAACGCTCGAAATTGATGAGTGTCACTGTGGACGCCATCAAATCTATCGAAACATTCGTCAAGGAATACGATGCCGAGGTCGATCAGAGTAAGATCGACTCAAGATTAATGAGGTTGGATCAATTATACAATCGTTTTGTAAATGTGTCGATTGCAGTGGAATTGCTTATGGAGGAGCAGGGCGAAACGAAGGTAACGTTTGTAAAGAAGCGCAGTGAAATGGAGGACTTGTATTACAagctccggaatttcctcacgTTGAATAAGCAGAATAGTACGCCTTCTATCCAAGCCTCTCACGTTTCTTCCTCTGTCGTTCGACTACCGAAGATAGATCTGCCCACATTCGATGGTGATATGGATAATTCGATTCTGTTCTACGACGCCTATAGTAGTTTTATCCATAATAATAAGGATTTGGCAGCTGTTGACAAATTCCACTACTTGTTGGCGGCGCTCAAGGTTCCAGTCAAGCGTCTGTTGGATACCACGAGCATAAAAGGGGGCAACTATAAGATTGCGTGGGATCTTCTGGTTAGTCGTTACGACAACAATCGCTTGTTGATCAAAAATCATATCAGCTCGCTCTTCAATTTTGAGCCCGTGAGAAAAGAATCTTCTGCTGCTATTCTAGCCATTGTCGACCATTTCGAGCGCCGATTTTAACGACGTTGGGGGAGCCGACCATGCAATGGAGCTCGTTGCTAGTGCACATGATGTGTAGTCGTTTAGATCAGAGCATGTTGAGGGAAGGTCGGCGAGGTCGACAAGCAACGATAGACAAGAAATTCCGAAGTATAGCGAGTTGATTACCTTTTTGAAGGATCAAGCACGGATCCTGCTTTCACTGAACAGTGGAAGCGTAACTCCTTCCCCAGCCAGGGACAAACCTCGTTTCTATGTGGCTCACACCGTATCCGTTTCTAAACCGTTCCTACTTAAATCCACCAGTTGCATTGTGTGCAATCAACCCCACCGTATTTACGACTGTGAGGTGTTCAAACGGATGCAACTTGACCAAAAGCAAGATATAGTGCGGAAGAAGAAGCTTTGCTGAAATTGTCTGTCGTCCAACCACCTTAGTCGTGAGTGTTCCTCAAAACCCTGCCGGAGGTGCAACGAGAAGCACCACACTCTATTACACCCGTCCTCCCCCAACGGTCGTGCCACCCAACCCCAAGCAAAACCACCAATTCGGACCCAGCAATACACCTCCAATACTGATGACGAGTCCGTGATACCGGCTCTGGTATCTGTTCCCACTCCATTTGCCTCAAACACCACGTCCGCCACCCAACTGCCATCCACTTCGAATGCGTTAGCTGCCGCCAACTCATCGAAAGCTACCTACTCAACTGTCCTGCTGTCTACTGCTGTGGTGAAGGTCTGAGATGTCCAAGCTATTCGATCCATTGGGCATTCTTGGTCCAGTGGTAATCTGGGCAAAAGTTTTCGTTCAACAACTGTGGAAAACGAACTGGGACGAACCGCTTCCCATCGCACTCAACGGCGAGTGGGAAAGTTACAGACTTGGTTTAGCAGCTCTTGAACGTTTCTCAATCTCTCGCTTGGTAAAAGCTCCAGGCGCAGGAGCAAGCATACAATTGCACGGATTCTGCGATGCGTCTCAGCATGCCTACGGAGCATGCGTCTACATTCGTAGTACCGGCATGGATGGTGCCATCGCTTGCCGTCTCCTAACCGCCAAATCCCGAGTAGCTCCTATTCAAACCCTGTCGATTCCCCGCTTGGAGCTCAGTTCTGCTGTACTCCTCTCCCAGTTGTACCAAAACGTAGTGTGCAGTCTCAACATGACACCTGAGGCCTACTTTTGGTCTGACTCCTCTATCACTTTACACTGGTTGCACAATCCACCGGCAAACTACAGCACGTTCGTGGCTAATCGAGTCGCGGAAGTTCAACGAATGACTAAAGGAGCCCCCTGGAATCACGTCAGCGGTTTGGAAAATCCGGCAGATCTCATCTCGCGAGGCATTGATCCTTGCGAGCTCACCAACGTCGCCCTTTGGTGAAAGGGCCCACCTTGGCTATCGTCCGACGCTTCGGAATGGCCAAGCGTGTTTCCAATTCCGGaatctcaagaattccttccagaaatcCTCGAAGTAAAACCAACTACGCTTGCAGCAGTCGCACGTTCAGTAAAGGTACCCGATCACACTCTGTTCTGTCGCTACTCGTCACTGACGAGACCTTTTCGCATCGCCGCTTATTGCCGCCGTTTTGTACGGCATCGTCGTTCCAAGATCGCTGGAGCAGGTCTACAAGTTACACCGTTTCTCACCACAGATGAATTGCAACAGGCGCTGATCGGCCTCGTGAAGGTCGTACAAGAAGATTGCTTCAGCCATGAAATCGCTATAGTCCAGGATGGAGCTGAAGCAGATCTAAGAAAATCACCCCTAAAAACTCTGTATCCGTTCATGCACGATGGACTACCCCGTGTCGGTGGCCGGCTGAACCACTCCTCGTTCTCTTTCACCCGCAAGCATCCGATACTTCTACCTGAAGTACACCCACTGACGTCACTACTCATCGACTCAGTGCACAAACAACTCCTCCATGCTGGTCCTCGTGCTATGATAGCACACATTCGTGAGCAATTCTGGCCTTTACATCTCCGTAACTTGGCACGGAGGCATGTCAACTCTTGCTTGCGCAGCTATCGAGTCCGGCTAAAGTCGGAAAAGCAGTTGATGGGCCAGCTTCCGAAGGTTCGAAGTTACTCCAGCTAGGGCCTTCCTCAACACCGGCGTCGATTTCTGCGGCCCTGTTTGGCTAAAGTCCCCAGTACGAAGAGCTGCACCGGTTCGAGCATACGTCTCTGATTTCGTCTGCATGGTCACCAAGGCCGTGCATTTTGAGCTTGTCAGCTACCTCAGCACCGATGCCTTCATTGCTGCATTAAAACGATTCGTTGCGCGCCGTGGCAAACCAGTTACCTTGTTCTGTGACAACGCCACCAACTTCAAAGGTGCGGACAGGCAGCTACGAGAACTCTGCTCACAGCTCAACCATCAACAACATCATCAGCTTCATTCCCGCAAACGCACCTACCTTCGGTGGCCTTTGGGAGGCCGCGGTCAAATCCATGAAGAACCACTTCCGGAGAGTTGTGGGTCTCGATGCACTGCCAAGCGAAGTCATGCATACTTTTCTCTGCCAAATCGAAAGCTGTCTCAATTCGCGGCCGTTGACTGCAGTCTCGGAGGATCCTAGCGACATGGACGCCCTCACTCCAGGGCACTTTCTTGTTGGGTCGGCTCTGAAATCCATACCCGAGCCCGGCCTATCCCAAATCCCCAGTAATCGGCTTTCACTCTAGTAGGATATTCAACGAAGAACCCAAGCATTCTGGAAATCCTGGTCTACAGACTACCTTCACCAGCTTCAGCAACGATCCAAGCATTTCTCCCGACAGCCGAACGTTCTAGTCggcaagttggtactcctgaaaGAAGACAATCTTCCCCCGCTCAGGTGGAGCGTGGGCCGCATTGCAGCAGTACATCCCGGCGCGGATGGACTAGTCCGTGTAGTGAAGGTCAGACTTGCAACCGGCGCTGTATTCGACCGACCGATTGTGGAGGTATGCCTTCTCCCCATCGATGATGACCCTCGTTTCGCCTCCACTATTGGCGAAGTATCTGTCCACGCCAGTGAAACCAATTCTGCTATCAACCTTAGATCTTAAGAATTTGAACTTTGTTAGATTTAAGTAAActgttgaattcgaatgaaatttattGGTGGCCGGTATGTTGCGTCCACCGCAATATAGTACGAAAATTGATTAACACTACAACTAATTGTTAGTCCATAACGCACTTTGTACCCTACACTCCATTCTCAAGCTCCACACGATACACAATAGCCaatagtcaatagataaacctAAAATTATCCATCTCTGCATTACACATCTTGATGACCAGTCAGTTTGTTACCGTCCATC
Encoded proteins:
- the LOC134206164 gene encoding uncharacterized protein LOC134206164, which translates into the protein MSKLFDPLGILGPVVIWAKVFVQQLWKTNWDEPLPIALNGEWESYRLGLAALERFSISRLVKAPGAGASIQLHGFCDASQHAYGACVYIRSTGMDGAIACRLLTAKSRVAPIQTLSIPRLELSSAVLLSQLYQNVVCSLNMTPEAYFWSDSSITLHWLHNPPANYSTFVANRVAEVQRMTKGAPWNHVSGLENPADLISREILEVKPTTLAAVARSVKVPDHTLFCRYSSLTRPFRIAAYCRRFVRHRRSKIAGAGLQVTPFLTTDELQQALIGLVKVVQEDCFSHEIAIVQDGAEADLRKSPLKTLYPFMHDGLPRVGGRLNHSSFSFTRKHPILLPEVHPLTSLLIDSVHKQLLHAGPRAMIAHIREQFWPLHLRNLARRHVNSCLRSYRVRLKSEKQLMGQLPKVRTGSYENSAHSSTINNIISFIPANAPTFGGLWEAAVKSMKNHFRRVVGLDALPSEVMHTFLCQIESCLNSRPLTAVSEDPSDMDALTPGHFLVGSALKSIPEPGLSQIPNYLHQLQQRSKHFSRQPNVLVGKLVLLKEDNLPPLRWSVGRIAAVHPGADGLVRVVKVRLATGAVFDRPIVEVCLLPIDDDPRFASTIGEVSVHASETNSAINLRS